The following coding sequences are from one Verrucosispora sp. WMMD573 window:
- a CDS encoding type I polyketide synthase, which produces MSRIAVVGMSCRYPEADSVADLWRNALSGRRAFRRLPPERMSLEDYWDADPATPDRFYNRHAAVITGYTFDRIRHRVAGSTYRSTDLTHWLALDVAGEALADAGWPDGAGLPRDRTAVVVGNTLTGEFSRANVLRLRWPYVRRVLAVGLREQGWPDEQIAAFLATTEERYKSPFPPIDEDTLAGGLSNTIAGRICNHFDLGGGGWTVDAACASSLLSVVTAARALTDGEVDVAVAGGVDLSIDPFEMVGFAKAGALARDEMRVYDEQSQGFWPGEGCGMVVLMRHDDAVAQGRPVHASIAGWGVSSDGRGGMTRPEAHGYRLALDRAYRRAGFDIGTVALFEGHGTGTPVGDATELRALSAARRDAGATDPAAIGSIKALIGHTKAAAGVAGLIKATMALRHAIVPPTAGCARPRAELTGADRTLRAAPVAEPWPAGAPLRAGVTAMGFGGINTHLVLEAGRPAVPERVRQRQLRLARHTQDAELLLLDAADPAALRERVAALLPPLARLSYGELTDLAGALAGELGDRSMRLAVVATSPAEAVSRFERALAALDRGDDELLADGLALCRILRPARLGFLFPGQGSGRRVDGGALARRFPSAAEVHRTAALPADADAVATEVAQPRIAAGSLAGLRVLTELGVEAHLAVGHSLGEITALHWAGTVDAAELLRIAAARGAVMAGCREPGTMAGIAADDTATAGLIGSEPVVVAGYNGPRQTVVAGPSDAVRRVCQRATEAGVHWADLAVSHAFHSPLMTSAAREFGDWLTDVRLAAPHRPVISTVTGAELASDTDLVALLRRQITEPVHFARAVCEAGRRVDALVEVGPGQVLSRMARELVDVPVFATVTDAPTLAGFLGTVGALWALGACVDHGALVGDRPLRPLDLGAEWRFFANPCETAPRVVVETTPSAGARPATDDTARPATAADDRAADALTVLRRLAASRAELPPESVGEDTRLLDGLHLSSIAVGQLVNEAARELGLPAVQAPTNFATATLREIADALRELDPAAPQTHGRVDGVAPWVRGFTVELVEEPTERMAAGPSGPGDWQLYAPDGHPYARALRDALTSAGVGAGVLLCPDAAVDLALALRATQAAVAQPAGGRLVVVQHGRGVAGLARTARLEGADLHVTVVEVEAATADDLIPRVVREVAATDGYTEVHHGPDNRRHIPLLRPLPLRGAARDEPAPAPLRPDEVLLVTGGGKGITAECALALARDTGARLALLGRADPATDPELAANLSRGREAGVRLRYVRADVTDPDELRAAVAEVREHLGPVAGVLHGAGVNRPSALGALDADTLRATVAPKVDGLEAVLAAVEPAGLRLLVTFGSVIGRGGLPGEAHYALANDWLARLTAEFGRRSPDCRTVCLEWSVWSGVGMGERLSAVESLLRAGITPIPPDEGVRLLRQVLALPRLPASVVVTGRTEGLDTLRHERRELPLLRFLERPLVQYDGVELVVEAELSAESDPYLTEHDLDGSLLLPAVLGMEAMAQIATAVSGATGVPVLTDVSFPRPVVVARHGRTTIRIAAVQTEAGRVEVAIRSDESGFAADHFRGTVRFEPDEGDREVPAVTTGLPPVPLEPGRELYGDLLFQGDRFRRLLRYHRIASRRAEADVATTDESRWFHAFLPQRLLLGDAGARDAFLHGIQVCVPDVTLLPVAVDRVEPAGPKLAASEQVRFVAVEREHRGDTYRYDVTVLGAAGVVVERWLGLRLRAVRHRPAGVPWPPALLGPMLERRLGRSLDTELAVVLEPHPDGADGRRREITAVAVGRAVGRPVRLRYRPDGRPDEVNGRRVAAAHSAVASLLVAGAGPLACDLEVVRPRPAEVWADLLGRHAGLAGQIAADSGEDADLAATRVWCAKECLIKAGLPVDAPLTVAGGDGDWVSLRSGRVTVTTGPVRLRGEPQSVLVAVLTATGV; this is translated from the coding sequence ATGAGCAGAATCGCGGTCGTCGGCATGAGTTGCCGGTACCCGGAAGCCGATTCGGTGGCCGACCTGTGGCGCAACGCCCTCAGCGGACGCCGGGCCTTCCGCCGACTGCCGCCGGAGCGGATGAGTCTCGAGGACTACTGGGACGCCGACCCGGCCACCCCGGACCGGTTCTACAACCGGCACGCCGCAGTCATCACCGGGTACACGTTCGACCGGATCCGTCACCGGGTCGCCGGCAGCACCTACCGCTCCACCGACCTGACCCACTGGCTCGCGCTGGACGTGGCCGGCGAGGCGCTCGCCGACGCCGGCTGGCCGGACGGCGCCGGGCTACCCCGGGATCGCACCGCGGTCGTGGTCGGCAACACCCTCACCGGCGAGTTCTCCCGCGCCAACGTGCTACGGCTGCGCTGGCCGTACGTCCGGCGAGTGCTCGCGGTCGGGCTGCGCGAGCAGGGCTGGCCCGACGAACAGATCGCCGCGTTTCTCGCCACCACCGAGGAGCGGTACAAGAGCCCGTTCCCGCCGATCGACGAGGACACCCTCGCCGGAGGACTCTCCAACACCATCGCCGGGCGCATCTGCAACCACTTCGATCTCGGCGGTGGCGGCTGGACGGTGGACGCCGCCTGCGCCTCCAGCCTGCTGTCGGTGGTCACCGCCGCGCGCGCCCTGACCGACGGCGAGGTCGACGTGGCCGTCGCCGGCGGGGTGGACCTCTCCATCGACCCGTTCGAGATGGTCGGCTTCGCCAAGGCCGGCGCGCTCGCCCGCGACGAGATGCGGGTCTACGACGAACAGTCGCAGGGCTTCTGGCCCGGTGAGGGCTGCGGCATGGTCGTGCTGATGCGGCACGACGACGCGGTGGCCCAGGGCCGCCCCGTCCACGCGTCGATCGCCGGCTGGGGCGTCTCCTCCGACGGGCGCGGCGGGATGACCCGCCCCGAGGCGCACGGCTACCGGCTGGCGCTGGACCGGGCATACCGGCGGGCCGGCTTCGACATCGGCACCGTCGCGCTGTTCGAGGGGCACGGCACCGGCACCCCGGTCGGCGACGCCACCGAGCTGCGTGCCCTCTCCGCCGCCCGACGCGACGCCGGGGCCACCGATCCGGCCGCCATCGGTTCGATCAAGGCGCTCATCGGACACACCAAGGCCGCCGCCGGGGTCGCCGGGCTGATCAAGGCGACCATGGCGCTGCGACACGCGATCGTCCCACCCACCGCCGGCTGCGCCCGTCCCCGCGCCGAGCTGACCGGCGCGGACCGTACGTTGCGCGCCGCGCCGGTGGCCGAGCCCTGGCCGGCGGGAGCGCCCCTGCGCGCCGGGGTGACCGCCATGGGCTTCGGTGGGATCAACACCCACCTGGTGCTGGAGGCCGGTCGGCCCGCGGTGCCGGAGCGGGTCCGGCAGCGTCAGCTACGGCTGGCCCGGCACACCCAGGACGCCGAGCTCCTGCTGCTCGACGCCGCCGACCCGGCCGCGCTGCGGGAACGGGTCGCCGCGCTGCTGCCCCCGCTGGCGCGACTGTCGTACGGCGAGCTGACCGACCTGGCCGGCGCCCTCGCCGGTGAGCTCGGCGACCGGAGCATGCGGCTGGCCGTGGTCGCCACGTCCCCCGCCGAGGCGGTCAGCCGGTTCGAGCGGGCCCTGGCGGCACTCGACCGAGGCGACGACGAACTCCTCGCCGACGGCCTGGCGCTGTGTCGCATTCTCCGGCCGGCCCGACTCGGCTTCCTCTTCCCCGGGCAGGGATCCGGACGCCGCGTCGACGGCGGCGCGCTGGCCCGCCGTTTCCCGTCCGCCGCCGAGGTGCACCGGACCGCGGCGCTGCCAGCCGACGCCGACGCGGTGGCCACCGAGGTCGCCCAGCCGCGCATCGCCGCAGGTTCCCTCGCCGGCCTGCGGGTGCTGACCGAGCTCGGTGTCGAGGCACACCTGGCCGTCGGGCACAGCCTCGGCGAGATCACCGCGCTGCACTGGGCCGGTACGGTCGACGCGGCGGAGCTGTTGCGGATCGCCGCCGCCCGGGGCGCCGTCATGGCCGGCTGCCGGGAACCCGGCACGATGGCTGGCATCGCCGCCGACGACACCGCCACCGCCGGGTTGATCGGCTCGGAGCCGGTCGTGGTGGCCGGCTACAACGGACCCCGGCAGACCGTGGTCGCCGGCCCGTCGGACGCGGTACGGCGGGTCTGCCAGCGGGCCACCGAGGCCGGTGTGCACTGGGCGGACCTGGCCGTCTCGCACGCGTTCCACTCGCCCCTGATGACCTCGGCGGCCCGGGAGTTCGGCGACTGGCTGACGGACGTTCGGCTCGCCGCCCCACACCGGCCGGTAATCTCCACGGTCACCGGCGCGGAGCTGGCCTCCGACACGGATCTGGTGGCCTTGCTACGCCGGCAGATCACCGAGCCGGTGCACTTCGCCAGGGCGGTCTGCGAGGCCGGCCGGCGGGTGGACGCGCTGGTCGAGGTGGGTCCCGGCCAGGTCCTGAGCCGGATGGCCCGGGAACTGGTCGACGTGCCGGTGTTCGCCACCGTCACCGACGCGCCGACGCTGGCCGGGTTCCTCGGCACGGTCGGCGCGCTGTGGGCGCTGGGCGCCTGCGTCGATCACGGCGCGCTCGTCGGTGACCGTCCGCTCCGTCCGCTCGACCTGGGCGCCGAGTGGCGTTTCTTCGCCAACCCGTGCGAAACGGCGCCCAGGGTCGTGGTCGAGACGACACCGTCGGCCGGGGCGCGGCCGGCAACCGACGACACCGCGCGACCGGCGACGGCCGCCGATGACCGGGCCGCCGATGCGCTGACGGTGCTGCGCCGGCTGGCCGCGTCCCGCGCGGAGCTCCCACCGGAGAGCGTCGGCGAGGACACCCGGCTCCTCGACGGCCTGCACCTGAGCTCCATCGCCGTGGGGCAGCTGGTCAACGAGGCCGCGCGGGAACTCGGCCTGCCGGCGGTGCAGGCCCCGACGAACTTTGCCACCGCCACGCTTCGGGAGATCGCCGACGCACTCCGGGAGCTGGATCCGGCCGCCCCCCAGACGCACGGACGGGTGGACGGGGTCGCGCCGTGGGTTCGCGGCTTCACCGTCGAGCTGGTGGAGGAGCCGACAGAGCGGATGGCCGCCGGCCCCAGCGGGCCGGGCGACTGGCAACTGTACGCGCCCGACGGGCATCCGTACGCGCGGGCGCTGCGGGACGCCCTCACCAGTGCGGGCGTCGGTGCCGGGGTGCTGCTCTGTCCGGACGCCGCGGTGGACCTGGCACTCGCGCTGCGCGCCACCCAGGCGGCGGTGGCCCAACCGGCCGGCGGTCGGCTGGTGGTCGTGCAGCACGGCCGGGGCGTCGCGGGGCTGGCCCGCACCGCCCGGCTGGAGGGCGCCGACCTGCACGTGACGGTGGTCGAGGTCGAGGCGGCAACCGCCGACGACCTGATTCCGCGGGTCGTGCGTGAGGTGGCGGCCACCGACGGATACACCGAGGTACACCACGGCCCGGACAACCGGCGGCACATTCCCCTGCTTCGGCCGCTGCCGCTTCGCGGCGCGGCACGGGACGAACCGGCACCTGCGCCGCTGCGGCCGGACGAGGTCCTGCTCGTCACCGGCGGCGGGAAGGGCATCACCGCGGAATGCGCGCTGGCCCTCGCCCGGGACACCGGAGCCCGGCTGGCCCTGCTGGGGCGGGCGGACCCCGCCACCGACCCGGAGCTGGCCGCGAACCTGTCCCGAGGCCGCGAGGCGGGGGTGCGGCTGCGGTACGTCCGCGCCGACGTCACCGACCCGGACGAGCTGCGCGCCGCGGTGGCCGAGGTGCGGGAGCATCTGGGCCCGGTCGCCGGGGTCCTGCACGGCGCCGGGGTCAACCGGCCGAGCGCTCTCGGTGCGCTGGACGCCGACACCCTGCGCGCCACCGTCGCGCCGAAGGTGGACGGTCTGGAGGCCGTTCTCGCCGCGGTGGAGCCAGCCGGGCTGCGGCTGCTGGTGACCTTCGGCAGTGTGATCGGGCGTGGCGGCCTGCCCGGTGAGGCCCACTACGCGCTGGCCAACGACTGGCTGGCCCGGCTCACCGCGGAGTTCGGTCGGCGGTCACCCGACTGCCGTACGGTCTGTCTGGAGTGGTCGGTCTGGTCCGGCGTCGGGATGGGCGAACGGCTCTCCGCGGTCGAGTCGCTGCTGCGCGCCGGGATCACCCCGATCCCCCCGGACGAGGGCGTCCGACTGCTGCGCCAGGTGCTCGCCCTGCCCCGGCTACCCGCCTCGGTGGTGGTCACCGGTCGTACCGAAGGGCTGGACACGCTGCGCCACGAGCGGCGGGAGCTACCGCTGCTGCGCTTCCTGGAACGCCCGCTGGTGCAGTACGACGGCGTGGAGCTGGTGGTCGAGGCGGAACTCTCCGCCGAGAGCGACCCGTACCTCACCGAGCATGACCTAGACGGCAGCCTCCTGCTGCCCGCGGTGCTCGGCATGGAGGCGATGGCGCAGATCGCCACGGCGGTAAGCGGTGCCACCGGTGTCCCGGTCCTGACCGACGTGAGCTTCCCCCGACCCGTGGTGGTGGCCCGCCACGGGCGCACCACGATCCGGATCGCGGCGGTACAGACCGAGGCGGGCCGGGTGGAGGTGGCGATTCGCAGCGACGAGAGCGGTTTCGCGGCCGACCACTTCCGGGGCACCGTCCGCTTCGAGCCGGACGAGGGCGACCGGGAGGTGCCGGCGGTCACCACCGGGCTGCCGCCGGTGCCGCTGGAGCCGGGCCGCGAGCTCTACGGCGACCTGCTCTTCCAGGGCGACCGGTTCCGTCGGCTGCTGCGCTACCACCGGATCGCGTCCCGTCGCGCCGAGGCGGACGTCGCCACCACCGACGAGTCGCGCTGGTTCCACGCCTTTCTGCCGCAACGGCTGCTGCTCGGCGACGCGGGCGCGCGCGACGCCTTCCTGCACGGCATCCAGGTCTGCGTACCGGACGTCACGCTGCTGCCGGTCGCGGTGGACCGGGTGGAGCCGGCCGGGCCGAAGCTCGCCGCCAGTGAGCAGGTGCGTTTCGTGGCCGTGGAGCGGGAGCACCGGGGCGACACCTACCGGTACGACGTGACAGTGCTCGGCGCGGCCGGGGTGGTGGTGGAGCGCTGGCTCGGTCTGCGCCTGCGCGCGGTGCGCCACCGCCCCGCTGGCGTGCCGTGGCCGCCGGCCCTGCTGGGGCCGATGCTGGAGCGGCGGCTGGGCCGCTCGCTCGACACCGAGCTGGCGGTGGTGCTGGAGCCGCATCCGGACGGAGCCGACGGACGACGCCGGGAGATCACCGCCGTCGCCGTCGGGCGGGCCGTGGGACGGCCGGTGCGGCTGCGGTACCGGCCGGACGGGCGACCCGATGAGGTCAACGGCCGACGCGTCGCCGCCGCCCACAGCGCGGTCGCCAGCCTGCTGGTGGCGGGCGCCGGCCCGCTCGCCTGCGACCTGGAGGTGGTCCGGCCTCGGCCCGCCGAGGTCTGGGCCGATCTGCTCGGCCGGCACGCCGGGCTGGCCGGGCAGATCGCCGCCGACAGCGGCGAGGATGCCGACCTCGCGGCCACTCGCGTCTGGTGCGCCAAGGAGTGCCTGATCAAGGCGGGGCTGCCGGTGGACGCCCCGCTCACCGTGGCCGGCGGCGACGGCGACTGGGTGTCGTTACGCAGCGGCCGGGTCACCGTGACCACCGGCCCGGTCCGCCTGCGCGGAGAGCCACAGTCGGTGCTCGTCGCCGTCCTCACCGCGACGGGGGTGTGA
- a CDS encoding acyl-CoA thioesterase, with protein MSTWYEYRHVIGFEETNLVGNVYYVNYLRWQGRCREMFLHEHAPGVVDDLRAGLKLFTLRVDCEFLAELDAFDELRIRMSLAELTQTQLGLAFDYLRDGSGGPVPVARGHQRIACMREVAGQVVPTRVPPPLVRALAPYRASGGTPGRA; from the coding sequence GTGTCCACCTGGTACGAGTACCGCCACGTGATCGGCTTCGAGGAAACGAACCTCGTCGGCAACGTCTACTACGTCAACTACCTGCGCTGGCAGGGCCGCTGCCGGGAGATGTTCCTGCACGAGCACGCCCCCGGGGTCGTCGATGACCTGCGCGCCGGGCTGAAGCTGTTCACCCTGCGGGTCGACTGCGAGTTCCTCGCCGAACTTGACGCGTTCGACGAGTTGCGCATCCGGATGAGCCTGGCCGAGCTGACCCAGACGCAGCTCGGTCTGGCCTTCGACTACCTGCGCGACGGTTCCGGCGGGCCGGTACCGGTGGCCCGGGGCCACCAGCGGATCGCCTGCATGCGGGAGGTCGCCGGGCAGGTGGTGCCGACCCGGGTGCCGCCGCCACTGGTGCGGGCGCTCGCGCCGTACCGGGCGAGCGGAGGGACGCCCGGCCGTGCCTGA
- a CDS encoding flavin reductase family protein yields MPERAAAALPAAGVLRGVLGEFVTGVTVLTVGGPIPHGMTANSFTSVSLDPPLVLLCVRRDSLMFACLADADGFGISVLAAGQEHLARHFADRRRRPGRGQFAGVGWSPGEQTSAPLLHEALAWLECRPWRCHDGGDHYIVVGRLVAARAAADRDALTFRRGRFGRYADPHPAGSRQHNQPILREAQ; encoded by the coding sequence GTGCCTGAGCGCGCTGCGGCCGCGCTGCCCGCCGCCGGGGTGCTGCGTGGGGTGCTCGGTGAGTTCGTCACCGGCGTGACCGTGCTGACGGTGGGTGGCCCGATCCCGCACGGGATGACGGCGAACTCGTTCACCTCCGTCTCGCTGGACCCTCCGCTGGTGCTGCTCTGCGTGCGTCGGGACAGCCTCATGTTCGCCTGCCTGGCCGACGCGGACGGGTTCGGCATCTCCGTCCTGGCCGCCGGGCAGGAGCACCTGGCCCGACATTTCGCCGACCGTCGCCGACGGCCCGGGCGGGGACAGTTCGCCGGGGTGGGCTGGTCGCCGGGTGAGCAGACAAGCGCGCCGCTGCTGCACGAGGCGCTGGCCTGGCTGGAGTGCCGGCCGTGGCGCTGCCACGACGGCGGTGACCACTACATCGTGGTGGGTCGGCTGGTCGCCGCACGCGCTGCCGCCGACCGGGACGCCCTGACCTTCCGGCGGGGCCGGTTCGGCAGGTACGCGGACCCGCATCCGGCCGGCAGCCGCCAGCACAACCAACCGATCCTGAGGGAGGCGCAGTGA
- a CDS encoding copper resistance CopC family protein, with product MSRRSGRLRWLAAGLLTLLALGVAGMTVVAALRPARLVATDPPAGTRLTTAPEAVTLTFNGPLDGEQTHVWLTGPGTAFAPTGAPRLAGSRVELPVTVSGDGSYRIGYHVQFATGQTVAGAIPFTVAAGLTAPPLVGTTVSPPVTAPPAGSAGGGHHAGAGGPADLALLLLPVATGAVLLVLLARRQRDRPTGPSGRRPRAWALREPEDADGLPADQDPARPAGRPDRQEEQRCLYRPMPPPSRPNSGGPGTPSATAGRASGRPSSAAEPH from the coding sequence TTGAGCCGCCGATCGGGCCGGCTGAGGTGGCTGGCGGCGGGCCTGCTCACACTCCTCGCGCTCGGCGTGGCCGGGATGACGGTGGTGGCGGCGCTGCGGCCGGCGCGGTTGGTCGCCACCGACCCCCCGGCCGGCACCCGGCTGACCACGGCTCCCGAGGCGGTGACGCTGACCTTCAACGGCCCGCTCGACGGCGAGCAGACCCACGTCTGGCTGACCGGGCCGGGCACCGCCTTTGCACCGACCGGTGCGCCGCGGCTCGCGGGGAGCCGGGTCGAGCTGCCGGTCACGGTGTCTGGCGACGGGAGTTACCGGATCGGCTACCACGTCCAGTTCGCGACGGGACAGACCGTGGCCGGAGCGATCCCGTTCACCGTCGCCGCCGGGCTCACCGCGCCACCGCTGGTGGGCACGACCGTCTCCCCTCCGGTCACCGCGCCGCCGGCCGGGTCCGCCGGAGGTGGCCATCACGCGGGTGCGGGCGGACCGGCAGACCTGGCCCTGTTGCTGCTGCCGGTGGCGACCGGCGCGGTCCTGCTGGTGCTGCTGGCGCGGCGGCAGCGTGACCGGCCGACCGGGCCGTCGGGCCGGCGACCGCGGGCCTGGGCGCTGCGTGAGCCGGAGGACGCCGACGGTCTCCCCGCCGACCAGGATCCGGCCCGGCCGGCCGGACGACCGGATCGACAGGAGGAGCAGCGATGTCTGTATCGACCGATGCCGCCGCCGTCAAGGCCGAACAGCGGCGGACCTGGGACGCCGTCAGCGACGGCTGGACGCGCGAGTGGCAGACCTTCGAGCGCGGCGGAGCCGCACTGA
- a CDS encoding class I SAM-dependent methyltransferase translates to MSVSTDAAAVKAEQRRTWDAVSDGWTREWQTFERGGAALTTRLLALGGVRPGHRVLDVATGPGEPALSAADVVGPTGTVTGVDLSPAMVAVARHRAAGQRNVNFLVADLETMELPPHAFDVVLSRLGLMFAVDPDAAFRRVARLLAPGGVLAAAVWGPPARVPLMSLGYGVLARLLDLPSGPPGSPGPYRLCDPQALAAGLDAAGLSDVTVAEYPVPFRFDGPGEYARFTRAVAPPPVRERVDALGAAEQDALWAAVAGAAERHVGGDGVVELTSTALTVRAVAPG, encoded by the coding sequence ATGTCTGTATCGACCGATGCCGCCGCCGTCAAGGCCGAACAGCGGCGGACCTGGGACGCCGTCAGCGACGGCTGGACGCGCGAGTGGCAGACCTTCGAGCGCGGCGGAGCCGCACTGACCACCCGGCTGCTGGCCCTTGGCGGGGTGCGACCGGGACACCGCGTCCTGGACGTCGCGACCGGGCCGGGGGAACCGGCGCTCAGCGCCGCCGACGTGGTCGGTCCGACCGGTACGGTCACCGGCGTCGACCTTTCCCCCGCCATGGTCGCCGTGGCCCGGCACCGCGCCGCGGGCCAGCGCAACGTCAATTTCCTCGTCGCCGACCTGGAGACGATGGAACTGCCCCCGCACGCCTTCGACGTCGTGCTCAGCCGGCTCGGTTTGATGTTCGCCGTCGATCCCGACGCCGCGTTCCGCAGGGTCGCCCGGCTGCTCGCCCCTGGCGGGGTACTCGCCGCCGCGGTGTGGGGACCACCGGCGCGGGTACCGCTGATGTCGCTCGGCTATGGCGTGCTCGCACGGCTGCTGGACCTGCCGTCCGGGCCACCGGGCTCCCCCGGCCCGTACCGCCTCTGCGACCCGCAGGCGCTGGCGGCCGGTCTGGACGCCGCCGGCCTGAGCGACGTGACCGTGGCCGAGTACCCGGTTCCGTTCCGGTTCGACGGCCCCGGCGAGTACGCGCGGTTCACCCGGGCGGTGGCGCCGCCGCCGGTACGTGAGCGGGTCGACGCGCTCGGTGCGGCCGAGCAGGACGCGCTCTGGGCTGCGGTGGCCGGGGCCGCCGAACGGCACGTCGGCGGGGATGGTGTGGTCGAGCTGACCTCGACCGCGCTCACCGTCCGGGCGGTCGCCCCGGGGTGA
- a CDS encoding EF-hand domain-containing protein: MTTELQRRKLEKVFASYDADGDGVIDGLDITAMAQIWCDTYQVAPYSPGWRRIHGAAARMWRGMRGSDGPDGEKRVTVAEWVAWADKPDFPEFVSNAAVPFSLAVFDVADADRDGRINHAEMFAAQRKSGMRAEETQRVFDRLDTDRDGYLTSEEYGRAAHEFYLSADPDAPGNVIAGEL; this comes from the coding sequence ATGACCACCGAACTGCAACGCCGCAAGCTGGAGAAGGTCTTCGCCTCGTACGACGCGGACGGCGATGGCGTGATCGACGGGCTGGACATCACGGCGATGGCGCAGATCTGGTGCGACACGTACCAGGTCGCACCGTACTCGCCGGGCTGGCGCCGCATCCACGGTGCGGCGGCCCGGATGTGGCGCGGAATGCGCGGCAGCGACGGGCCTGACGGCGAGAAGCGGGTGACCGTCGCCGAGTGGGTGGCCTGGGCCGACAAGCCGGACTTCCCGGAGTTCGTCAGTAACGCGGCGGTGCCGTTCAGTCTGGCCGTCTTCGACGTGGCCGACGCCGACCGCGACGGGCGGATCAACCACGCGGAGATGTTCGCGGCGCAGCGCAAGAGCGGGATGCGTGCGGAGGAGACCCAGCGGGTTTTCGACAGGCTCGACACCGACCGGGACGGCTATCTCACCAGCGAGGAGTACGGCCGGGCGGCGCACGAGTTCTACCTCAGCGCCGACCCCGACGCACCGGGCAACGTGATCGCCGGGGAACTCTGA
- a CDS encoding cytochrome P450 translates to MTSTLRTPAPAPGRLPVLGHGLHMKRRPAEFLLELQSGEPVVTIALGRRPAYVVNDPTLMRELLRDGDTFVRGGPMTERFRSMFGNGLGISEGEFHRRQRALIQPAFHRNKVIHYTELMSRMVAGKLDSWQEGQRLAVDKEMDELALGNVVEVIFAGDRSVDRPRFMAATTTVLGGLFRRITDLTGVLTRLPTHANREYDAAVDYLRATIRRVIAEYRAAGIDHGDLLSMMLLARDEDGRPAMSDEQIHDEVMTFFIAGSNTIANTLCWALHHIGVDDEVRRRLHAEVDRVLDGRAAGYADVAALEYTRQVLSETLRLRTQGLFNNRVTARDAELGGYLIPAGSDVLYSFHAVHHNPRIYPEPERFDPDRWLPERARALPRGAFMPFATGVHGCIGDQFAWTEMIVSLASIAARWRLEPVPGHQPKPVPAMTMPVDSLPMTVRQRTR, encoded by the coding sequence ATGACCAGCACCCTGCGCACGCCCGCGCCGGCGCCAGGCCGCCTACCCGTGCTCGGGCACGGCCTGCACATGAAACGACGGCCCGCCGAGTTCCTGCTCGAACTACAGTCCGGTGAGCCGGTCGTCACCATCGCGCTCGGCCGGCGCCCGGCATACGTGGTCAACGATCCGACCCTGATGCGCGAGCTGCTCCGCGACGGCGACACCTTCGTCCGGGGCGGGCCGATGACCGAACGCTTCCGGTCCATGTTCGGCAACGGTCTGGGCATCTCCGAGGGCGAGTTCCACCGCCGGCAGCGGGCGCTGATCCAGCCCGCCTTCCACCGCAACAAGGTCATCCACTACACCGAACTGATGAGCCGGATGGTCGCCGGCAAGCTCGACTCCTGGCAGGAGGGCCAGCGTCTCGCCGTCGACAAGGAGATGGACGAGCTGGCCCTCGGCAATGTCGTCGAGGTCATCTTCGCTGGCGACCGGAGTGTCGACCGCCCCCGGTTCATGGCGGCGACCACCACCGTTCTGGGCGGACTGTTCCGCCGGATCACCGACCTGACCGGTGTGCTGACCCGTCTGCCGACGCACGCCAACCGCGAGTACGACGCCGCGGTCGACTACCTGCGGGCCACCATCCGTCGGGTCATCGCCGAGTACCGCGCGGCCGGCATCGACCACGGGGACCTGCTGTCGATGATGCTCCTCGCCCGTGACGAGGACGGCCGGCCGGCGATGAGCGACGAGCAGATTCACGACGAGGTGATGACCTTCTTCATCGCCGGCAGCAACACCATCGCCAACACGCTCTGCTGGGCGCTGCACCACATCGGGGTGGACGACGAGGTGCGGCGGCGGCTGCATGCCGAGGTCGACCGGGTGCTCGACGGGCGGGCGGCCGGCTACGCCGACGTCGCGGCGCTGGAGTACACCCGCCAGGTGCTCTCCGAGACGTTGCGGCTGCGTACCCAAGGTCTGTTCAACAACCGGGTGACCGCCCGCGACGCCGAGCTCGGCGGCTATCTGATCCCGGCCGGCTCGGACGTGCTCTACAGCTTCCACGCCGTCCACCACAACCCCCGGATCTACCCCGAGCCGGAGCGTTTCGACCCTGACCGGTGGCTGCCGGAGCGGGCACGGGCACTGCCGCGCGGCGCCTTCATGCCGTTCGCCACCGGCGTGCACGGCTGTATCGGCGACCAGTTCGCCTGGACCGAGATGATCGTCTCGCTGGCCAGCATCGCCGCCCGCTGGCGGCTGGAGCCGGTGCCGGGCCACCAGCCCAAGCCCGTGCCGGCCATGACCATGCCTGTCGACTCGCTGCCGATGACCGTCCGGCAACGCACCCGGTGA
- a CDS encoding pyridoxamine 5'-phosphate oxidase family protein: MEPSTFSNPVDDFADLRDDFLRLTAGIGWCTVATVDGRDRPRSRIMHVSWEVGDGGPTGWVSTSRSPVKTAHLARNPYVSCSYWTPAHDAVFVDCRATWLEPGDTKRHVWDLVATEATRRGFDPYAVWPDGPTDTGFEVLRFDPWRVQITLQDLANGQTIGSSRVWHAAGALLSR, from the coding sequence ATGGAGCCTTCCACGTTCAGCAACCCGGTCGACGACTTCGCTGACCTCCGTGACGACTTCCTGCGGTTGACCGCCGGGATCGGCTGGTGCACGGTGGCCACTGTCGACGGACGCGACCGGCCACGCAGCCGCATCATGCACGTCTCCTGGGAGGTCGGTGACGGCGGGCCCACCGGCTGGGTCAGCACCTCACGGTCGCCGGTCAAGACCGCCCACCTGGCCCGCAATCCGTACGTCTCATGCAGCTACTGGACACCCGCGCACGACGCTGTCTTCGTCGACTGCCGCGCCACCTGGCTGGAGCCGGGCGACACCAAGCGCCACGTCTGGGACCTGGTCGCCACCGAGGCGACGCGGCGCGGCTTCGACCCGTACGCGGTCTGGCCCGACGGCCCCACCGACACCGGTTTCGAGGTGCTGCGGTTCGACCCGTGGCGGGTGCAGATCACCCTGCAGGACCTGGCCAACGGGCAGACCATCGGATCGTCGCGGGTCTGGCACGCCGCCGGGGCGCTGCTCTCCCGCTGA